A genome region from Cervus elaphus chromosome 18, mCerEla1.1, whole genome shotgun sequence includes the following:
- the LOC122674409 gene encoding olfactory receptor 2A1/2A42-like, protein MEKNQTMVTEFILLGFCLGPRMHLFLFGLFFLFYLLTLMGNGVILGLISLDSRLHTPMYFFLSHLATVDMAYACNTVPQMLVNLRSPAKPISFAGCITQTFLFLTFALTECLLLVVMSYDRYVAICHPLRYSVLVSWRVGISLVVTSWACGSLLALVHVGLLLRLPFCGPHEINHFFCEILSVLKLACADTRLNQAVILAASVLVLVGPLGLVLLSYVRILAAILRIQSGEGRGKAFSTCSSHLCVVGLFFGSAIVTYMAPKSRHPEEQQKILFLFYSLFNPMLNPLIYSLRNAEVKGALRRALFKESHF, encoded by the coding sequence atggagaaaaatcaGACGATGGTGACAGAGTTCATCCTACTGGGATTTTGTCTTGGTCCAAGGATGCACTTATTCCTTTTTGGACTCTTCTTCCTGTTCTATCTCCTCACCCTGATGGGGAACGGGGTCATCCTGGGGCTCATCTCACTGGACTCCAGactgcacacccccatgtacttcttcctctcacATCTGGCCACCGTTGACATGGCCTATGCCTGCAACACGGTGCCCCAGATGCTGGTCAACCTCCGGAGTCCAGCCAAGCCCATCTCCTTTGCTGGCTGCATCACACAgacctttctttttctgacttttgcTCTGACAGAATGTCTGCTCCTGGTGGTGATGTCCTATGATCGgtatgtggccatctgccaccccctcCGATATTCTGTCCTTGTGAGCTGGAGAGTCGGCATCAGCCTGGTGGTGACTTCCTGGGCATGTGGCTCCCTCCTGGCCCTGGTCCATGTGGGTCTCCTCCTAAGGCTGCCCTTCTGTGGGCCTCATGAAATCAACCACTTCTTCTGTGAAATCCTGTCTGTCCTCAAGCTGGCCTGTGCTGACACCAGGCTCAACCAAGCTGTCATCCTTGCTGCTTCCGTGTTGGTCTTGGTCGGGCCCCTCGGCCTGGTGCTGCTCTCCTACGTGCGCATCCTGGCTGCCATCCTGAGGATCCAGTCAGGTGAAGGCCGCGGaaaggccttctccacctgctcctcccacctctgtGTGGTCGGGCTCTTCTTTGGCAGTGCCATCGTCACGTACATGGCCCCCAAGTCCCGCCACCCTGAGGAGCAGCAGAagatcctttttctgttttacagtcttttcaaccccatgcTGAACCCGCtgatctacagcctgaggaatgCAGAGGTCAAGGGTGCCCTGAGGAGAGCACTGTTCAAGGAGAGTCATTTCTAA
- the LOC122674453 gene encoding olfactory receptor 2A2-like, with translation MEGNQSWIAEFILVGFQLSEDMELVLFGIFSLLYTFNLLANGMILGLICLDPRLHTPMYYFLSHLAIIDISYASSNLPNLLVNLVKHNKNISFVLCTLQMIFNLTFASIECLILVVMSYDRFVAICHPLQYTVIMNWRVCTFLAVACWACGFSLAIVQVSLFLRLPFCGPQKVNHFFCEIQSVLKVTCGDIWINEMFLFAAGVFILVGPLSLMLVSYVRILWAILKIQSKEGRKKAFSTCSSHLCVVGFYFGIAMMVYLAPDGNHQEEQKKILFLFYTLFNPLLNPLVYSVRNAQVKAAFHRVMQKKRTV, from the coding sequence ATGGAGGGCAATCAATCATGGATTGCAGAATTCATCCTGGTAGGATTCCAGCTCAGTGAAGACATGGAATTGGTCCTGTTTGGTATCTTCTCCCTGTTATATACCTTCAACCTGCTGGCAAATGGCATGATCCTGGGTCTCATCTGCCTCGACCCTAGACTGCACACGCCCATGTACTACTTCCTGTCTCATCTGGCCATCATTGACATATCCTATGCTTCTAGCAATTTGCCCAATTTGCTGGTAAATCTAGTGAAGCACAACAAAAACATCTCCTTTGTCTTATGTACTTTGCAGATGATTTTTAATTTGACTTTTGCTTCAATAGAGTGTTTGATTTTGGTGGTGATGTCCTATGACAGGTttgtggccatctgccaccccctgCAGTACACGGTCATCATGAACTGGAGGGTGTGCACATTCCTGGCCGTCGCTTGCTGGGCGTGTGGATTTTCCCTGGCCATAGTCCAAGTAAGTCTGTTTCTACGGCTGCCCTTCTGTGGGCCCCAGAAGGTGAACCACTTCTTCTGTGAAATTCAATCTGTCCTCAAAGTGACGTGTGGTGACATCTGGATCAATGAAATGTTCCTCTTTGCTGCAGGTGTGTTTATTTTAGTTGGACCTCTTTCCCTGATGCTGGTCTCCTATGTGCGCATCCTCTGGGCCATCCTAAAGATCCAGTCAAAGGAGGGCCGCAAGAAAGCCTTCTctacctgctcctcccacctctgtGTGGTTGGGTTCTACTTTGGCATAGCCATGATGGTGTACTTGGCCCCTGACGGTAATCACCAAGAGGAACAGAAGAAAATCCTTTTCCTGTTTTACACTCTATTCAACCCATTGCTGAACCCTCTTGTCTACAGTGTAAGGAATGCTCAAGTGAAGGCTGCCTTCCACAGAGTAATGCAGAAGAAGAGGACAGTGTGA